GATGGGTCCCAATATGCCTCCACCAGGCCCATCAGGTACTCCAGCTGGCATGCAGGGACAAAACCTCAATGGACCTCCCAAATCCTGGCCTGAAGGTAGTGTAGTCCTGCTGTCTGACCTTTTGGAACCTTTCAAACATTCTTCATTAGTGTATAAGGATTTAGTAAGTGCTAAGGTTACAGTTTCAGTATAAAGGTATGCTGTCTCAGCGTCACAGCAGACTTAGACATCAAAATGGCACAGCGCCATAAATAATGTTATTGGTCACCTCAATTTTTTCCTGATATGATATGTAGAAAGCTTTTATATGAAAAGCCCTGCTGACAAAATACTTGCTATCTGCAACTTAGTATGAAATTATGACTATAATGATGATTTGAACTTTTCATGTTATCTTCCTCATATTGTATAGAAGTATGTTATTGAGCTTTCTTTCCTTGACTCCTAGGCCCCATGGTGAATGCAGCAGCTCCCTCCAATGCACCCCAAAAACTGATTCCCCCCCAGCCCACTGGGCGGCCCTCTCCTGCTCCCCCTTCAGTTCCCCCAGCTGCCTCCCCAGTAATGCCCCCACAAACCCAGTCTCCCGGGCAGCCGGCGCAACCAACTCCTATGTTGCCTTACCACGCCAAGCAGAACCGCATAACCCCCATTCAGAAACCCTGTGGCCTCGACCCAGTGGAGATATTGCAGGAGAGGGAGTACAGGTACATTTGAAAAGTAGATTGCATTTACCGCAAGCTTTTTCTTGCGTGAGATATTCAAAATGTACAAAGCATGTATAAACCATTGACAAAACAGTACTTCATTAAATAACTATAACACAGAGCTGTTTGCTTCTTTAGGTTACAGGCTCGAATAACCCATCGCATCGCAGAACTGGAGAACCTACCAGGTTCTCTGGCTGGTGATTTACGTACCAAAGCTACTATAGAGCTCAAAGCCCTCCGACTCCTTAACTTCCAGAGACAGGTAGGCATTATctcattttcacagttttatattcAACCTAAACAATGATGCCATAGTGTGTCAGAGACctttacagtttgtgtgtttttgtgtgcatggcTGTCCACAGCTGCGTCAAGAGGTGGTGGTGTGTATGCGTCGCGACACAGCTCTAGAGACTGCCCTTGATGCCAAAGCCTACAAGCGAAGCAAGCGTCAGTCTCTGAGAGAAGCCCGCATTACAGAGAAGTTAGAGAAACAGCAGAAGATTGAGCAAGAGCGCAAACGCAGACAGAAACATCAGGTAGAGGACAAACTGTGATGTGTGATATTATGAAAAGATATCTTTTGAACGAGTGGCTTTACTATTGTCTTGTGGTTTTTTGTTTAACCACTCTTCGTTCATCTTTAGGAGTACCTCAACAGCATCCTCCAGCATGCCAAAGACTTCAAGGAGTACCATCGTTCGATCACAGGCAAAATGCAGAAACTCACCAAGGCTGTGGCCACCTATCATGCCAACACAGAACGGGAGCAAAAGAAGGAGAATGAGCGTATTGAGAAAGAGAGGATGAGAAGGCTAATGGTAAAAAGAGCACATTACGTGCACCTAAACCCTCTTACTCTTACAATGTCTACAGTATACATGCATCTATCTTCTCaggctgaggatgaggagggcTATCGTAAACTGATTGACCAGAAGAAGGATAAGCGTCTGGCCTACTTGCTGCAGCAAACTGATGAGTATGTTGCCAACCTCACAGAGCTGGTCAGAGCCCACAAAGCTGCACAGGCCCtcaaggagaagaaaaaaaagaagaagaaaaagaagaaggtatgGAAAACAGAATCGATAGACTCTCTACCACTGGTACTACTTTTGCACATACTTGTGTGTGATAtctttgtgattttttaatttctacttAATTTTCAGTTGGAGAATGCAGAGGGCCAGACTCCTGCCTTGGGGCCTGATGGAGAGGTGAACAGAATGTcccattttttttgtagttaaaggcagttttatttattttaaataaatgtattactACCTATCTTTTAATATGCTGAGTCAACAAAGCAAACCACTattctttgttgtgttgctttctGTGATCTTTATGGAGACCTAATTTCAAATATTGCATAGATCAAATTTTGCTAAATGCTTCATGGGCTAGTGTTCTTACTTTAGTATTGGCAAAGAGGGGGAATTACACACTGTttatgaacattttattcacagTTTACATCAGACAAATGTCACTGATGGAAATCATTAACATTATATTAGATAATCCACATATCTGCAAAAGGGGGCTAAACAAAAGTGGTACAGGCCCAGACAAACAAgagaatgaaatgtttgtgtatataaataaatataattactAGTTAAAGTGGATATTTGGATGTGTGTGTCAATTAGTTGATCAGCAACAGATCAGAATGTAAATTTTCAGCACAGATTAAATATCTCTAGCTCTGTCCAACATCCATCagctttggtttaaatgaagccaaACAACTTGCTGTATGAGCAAAATCTTAACTAGCCTCCTTTTCCTCTTGCAGCCTCTGGATGAGACCAGTCAGATGAGTGACCTGCCTGTGAAGGTCATCCATGTGGACAGTGGAAACATCCTGACAGGGGTGGATGCTCCCAAAGCCGGTCAGCTGGAGACCTGGCTGGAGATGAACCCTGGGTGAGTGTGACTGGTGAGAGAAAGAGACTTTGGCTTGTGTAGGCAAATATGTATAGAAAAGAATGGAAATTGGCAATGTAGGTCAGTCCTTTGGAAACCTTGGCATTGGAGCAGTTACTGTAATTACCATTATTATCAAAATGTTGCcaacataataaaatacaaaatgttgaACATAAGTTAACATACAGTTGAATACGGCACTCCGCTAACAAGCTAGTTCTTTATTAGTGTGCTAAACACTGAATTCTACATCATTTTACCTGACATTGCCTAACATCCTTATTAACAGTTATTAACAGTTTGCTTATTAATGTCACCAACTATGTATATTATGGTGCTAAATGTAGTAATACAGGTTTTATTAATATCTTTAACCACAATGCCAACAGTTTAAATATTACATTCAAATATGTTAATATCTGGCAATTGTTAACATGCATGTCACCCATAATGctaattctttattttaatatgctaaaaattaacagaaaatgGCACAGCTGATCCTTTCTATACCTGGAACACAGGCTGATCAAAACTGAGTTGTAGGATTATTAATTTTATGTAACAGTATGTTTTTTGTCGTAGCCTAGCCATAGCTTAATTCTTTTGTTGGTTCAACAATTTTGTTCCCCGTTAGCAGGGAAAGTGGCAGAAACAGAGGTTTGGAAGTTAATTTCATCTAAGGATGACATACTTAGGGTATATGTTCTTGTCCAGTTATGAGGTGGCTCCCCGCTCAGACAGTGAagacagtgaggaggaggaagaggaggaggtgggttgTAATGTAAGACATGTTTGGAGCCACTTTTGAAttctaaagggaaaaaaaaacaacttgccACTGACCAGCTGTCTTctaggaggaagaagaggagcctCAGCCTTCAGCAACTCAAGtcgaggaaaagaaaaagattacaGACCCTGACAGCGAAGATGTGTCCGAGGTGGACGTCAGGCACATCATTGAGTGAGTACATACACAAACTACTGCAAACAACTACacctattttcattttaaaacaatttatgTATCATATAGACaccataaaataattttaaagttATAAATCCCTGTAAGGTGTTTGAATAAAGGTGTCAATCACCATACATTTTCATGATAATTAAATTCTTATGCGTTATACACAGGAATGCTAAGCAGGATGTGGATGACGAGTATAGTGGTGCAGCGTTTGCTCGAGGACTCCAGTCATATTACTCAGTGGCTCATGCTGTCACAGAGAAGGTGGAGAAGCAGTCCAGTTTGTTGATAAATGGACAGCTCAAACAGTATCAGGTAAACATATACATGAAACAAGTAATTCTTATGCGTGACACTTCAGTggatttgaatgttcagatgagatgaagatgaaaaacaagaaagtgccacagacacagaacaacagaaaaaaactttcaaaaaacTATTATCCATTCTGTTTAGTGTCTTAGCTAATTATGAGGAGTACGTACTGTACAGTACTTCAGTAGACAACGTAGTGCATAGTCATAGCACGCAACAATGAACAGCTCATTTTAGAAAGACATTCTTGCTGATAAATACTTTTTTGACTTTCAGATTAAAGGTCTGGAGTGGCTGGTTTCTctttacaacaacaacctgaatgGCATCCTGGCTGATGAGATGGGTCTGGGAAAGACCATCCAGACTATCGCACTTATTACATACCTCATGGAGCACAAACGGCTCAATGGACCCTACCTCATCATTGTACCTCTTTCGTAAGCTAACCCTCATGAACTTTAAAATTGTAGGTATTTTAATGATCATGGAACTATTTATacaaacatgacaaatgaacaaaaaaggtCAATGATTAAACAATTAAATGGCTTAATGAGCTGCTCTTATTGACAGAACTCTTTCTAACTGGGTGTATGAGTTTGACAAGTGGGCACCAACAGTTGTGAAAGTGTCCTACAAGGTGAGCTTGCTCTGCAACCGCActacagaaatgtatttattttgtcctcTTGCATATAAACTCATGTTATAAAACTGTGTGAGCCTAGAAACtctaaattatattttcatttttgaaaaacatatatgtaaccacaaataaacacacacacatgtctaTATAGACCACTACATGAACTACAACCCAACACCTCCctggagaaatgaagaaatcaaaaagaatccaaaaagaaactaaagtgaAACAGTCGTGTAGcagaaagaagatggaggaagaacaAATTAGTGgtgaattttttaaatattatggGAGAAACAAACCATCTATGATCAGGCAATTAAACAAGCAAGACAGGCATACTTTTCAAAGCTGATAACAGTCAACTGAAACAAATCCAAGAACATTGTTTTCCACAATTGATTAATCCTAATTAATCCTGATTTAATAATTCTAGCAGAATGTCAGCCAGCCCCAACTGTGTAGAATTTTCAGCCCACTTCAGCAGTGAAATACAGAGAATCGGATCAGATCTGCGTCAGTCACAGCATATAAATTTTAACACCCCAGAACCATAGTTtatatgtgaggaaacactagagaaGTTTGTCCTGGATGATGCTGAGATGCTTAGGAAAGTTATTTCCCAGTTAAAACCAACTGACAAATGATTTTACACACAACCACAGTATATTTGATCCATATCAATCAGGATTTTGGACAAATCTTAGAACTGAGATGGCACTGGTCAATGTATTATacccttttaaactgtattttaaacattttagtcATGGAAGGCAACAAACTTtctgcagctcaaccaggacaaaactgagTTCTTAATTATTAGTCCTGACGCTCAGAGGGAGATAATTAATGCAAAACTTCACTGGCATTAAGATCCTCTGAGCAAGTGAAGAACCTCAGTGTCATATTTGATTTGGATCTTAGTTTTGTgccacacattaaaaacataaccAAAACTACATTTTATCACCTTAAAAACATCGCCAGAGTCCAATTTCTTCTCTCTCATGGCGATACAGAGAcactgatgcatgcttttattacTTCCAGTATAGACTACTGCAATGCTCTACTTTCTGGTCTTCCAAAGAATAATATTTGACACTTACAGTTATTACAGAACTTGGCTTCACATGTGCCGATAAGGACCAGAAATAGGAAACACATCACACCCATTTTAAAGTCTCTGTATTGCTTCCGGTTTGCTTCAGAATTGATTATAAGatccttttattggtttataaagCTCTTAATGGTCTTAGTCCAAGGTATTTACCAGAATTGCTTATATCATATGAACCTCGTAGAGCCCTCAGGTATTCTAGTAGTGGCCATTTAATTATACCCAAAGTTAGAACAAAAACCCACGGCGAGGCAGCCTTTTACCATTATGGTCCATGtctgtggaacagcctgcctGAAGACCTGAGGGCTGTagagtgttgatatttttaaaggcaAGCTCAAGACTTACCATTtcagtttggcttttaattgaaaCTTCACTTTGTGCTactttgtatgaaaagtgctttacaaataaagtctgattgattgatatatgtattttttgtcattttaggggTCTCCTGCCGCCCGAAGAGCCTTTGTCCCACAGCTGCGTAGTGGCAAGTTTAACGTTTTACTCACCACCTATGAATACATCATCAAGGACAAACAAGTACTAGCCAAGGTGAGATGCACtgcatgtacaaacacacataaagacaGCCATAGTGTAATCCTTTCCCTATACACATGTACatcttcagctttttatttgtttttgttaatgatttgctttttctgtgtttgttggctCCATAAACCTCCCCAAATCTTTTAAAAAGAATTTAAGTTTGGCCAATCTGACCTCCCCATGTACTGCGTCTCAGTCCTCTCTCCTAGGTCCTAAAACACATTGACACGACTCCCACTATCCTCTGTGGCCATCATGCTGCTATGCACTCATGTAGGCAGGGTTCCTGACTGTACTAACAGGTGGGTATTGTGTTCAGGCAAGAATTTCCCATGTGGGAGCTCAAGGCTCTTGGTTTTGGACTGAGCCTACCTGAGCTATGAGGACAGAGTAAAGCAGAGATCAAAAAGTGTCTCATCGCATGGTGTGCCACACTGAAGCTGTACCAAGAATATTGACCATGTGGTGCGCCACAGGAATATACCTGCTATGTTGGATTATATTGATGATGTGCTAGGCATATACTTATGCTATGCCGGGCATATGCACCACATTAAGGCTGGGCAGGGCATATACTGAGGCTGGGCCTGGGCAAATTGACATGTTTTATGTCtagatatctatctatctagatagACTAGATAGACATTTTGGTTTTCAACTAATCAGACTTGTTACTGTGGCTAGGCTAACAACAGTCAGGGCTCATGCTAATAGcttattaattttaaatcagGACATGAATTATGCGTGGGCACATCACTAATATGCCTTTGCACACAGGCTTAGACTGTGAATTCACAACCATCACACCTAGATATGCTATGTGTTTATATGCCCAGTATAGCGTCTGTGTCGCTCATATGCCCAACATGGCTTCAGTGTAGTCTGCCATATATGTGGCATGCGATGAGCCACTTTTGGATCTTGGCGCTACTGCAGAGTGCACCAGAAGCCAGAGCACTAGAAGCAATAAGGTACTGTAATCTTATCCAGATgtactctcctcctctcttagATCCGATGGAAGTACATGATTGTGGACGAAGGCCACCGTATGAAGAACCACCACTGTAAACTGACCCAGGTCCTGAACACCCACTACCTTGCTCCACGGCGTGTCCTGTTGACAGGGACGCCGCTGCAGAACAAACTACCTGAGCTATGGGCGCTCCTCAATTTCCTTCTGCCCACCATCTTCAAGAGCTGCAGCACCTTCGAGCAGTGGTTTAATGCTCCTTTTGCTATGACTGGAGAAAAGGTGAGCAAAAGCTGTAGAAAATGTGGTGAATGTGGTACTCATATCCCATATCCCAAGAAGTGTGTGAGAGGTGCCAActggtgtcttttttgtcaaaCAAGTATATAaaatttctctttcttctccaggTGGACCTTAATGAAGAGGAGACAATCCTGATTATCCGTCGTCTCCACAAAGTCCTACGCCCTTTCCTGTTGCGAAGATTAAAGAAGGAAGTGGAGGCACAGCTTCCAGAGAAGGCATGGCTTAACTCTTTCAGCACATACAGCAAAGACCAGCATGCTCACTGGAAACCGTATTAATACAGGTCCAGATCCAGAGGATGGTATATAAAAGCCTCCATTTAAGCATATCTGGTCTTTTCTAGCATTTGAGATCTGAATTCCATCTAGCAGCTCCACTTTCAGTGCCCTGATATTGGACATGGGGGTTCACTATCTTGACCTCCTGGGTCACACTGACAATCCTAAATATGTGCAGTGAAGAGGCCTAATATCTGTAATGCCATGAAAAGCAAAGACAGGACAGTGTAATGCTCTTGTCACTAATAGGACAAAGTCCCCTTCTCCACCTCTCTGtttaatacatttgttttctcttctccatCAGGTGGAATATGTGATCAAGTGTGACATGTCATCTCTTCAGAGGGTGCTGTACAGGCACATGCAGGCCAAGGGCGTCCTGCTCACTGATGGCTCAGAGAAGGACAAGAAGGTAAAGACATAAATGCATAAACATTGAAGAGTTAAATGTAGAAGGGAGTCAGTATCAGTGCTTGCTCTGTCAGAACAGCAACAAAATATTCATAAatctttttaaaactgttttaatgcCACAAACTTAGGGTTATGTTGCTTTTACAGTATACAGAAACTGAACTAATGTCAATCAAATGACTGTAAAGACTTCCTGCAGAATTTAGGATATAAGTTATACATAATTACTCACTGCATTAAGTTATATGTTACTTTACGTGGCTGACTCTCATTTCACAACTATATGTAAACAAATGTAGATTATGTCCATTTACATGCTGTACATTTATCTTATTCTGATTACCAGGGTAAAGGAGGCACAAAGACACTGATGAACACCATCATGCAGTTGAGGAAGATATGTAACCACCCGTATATGTTCCAGCAAATCGAGGTAACACTGAGGAGTGTGACGCAAAACTAGTTTGTTTGGTCTCTAGTCTACTTACTTGTTTGTTTGACAGACTTGAGTGAAGTGTCTTATAATCAATGATGATAGATAACAGGATTCAATTTAcatataaatgcaaatgtaaaagaATGTAAATCAAAGCATAGTGTTCTAACCACTTCTTTGATAAATTGTTTTTGAAGGAATCCTTCTCTGAACATTTAGGATTCTCTGGTGGAATAGTCCAGGGGTAAGTTCTTATTCATGatcatacacacaaacattctcATTACCATATATAACTATATCTGCCTGCCATTCCATAAGTCCTGACCTGTATCGGGCATCAGGAAAGTTTGAGGTGTTGGATCGAATCCTGCCTAAACTCAGAGCCACAAACCACAAGGTGTTGCTCTTCTGTCAGATGACCTCCCTCATGACCATCATGGAGGATTACTTTGCATACCGCAATTTCAAGTATTTGCGTCTGGATGGTGAGCTATGTTTCCTTGTTTGTGATGAATCAATGCTTCCTATCTGTCATCATATTTCTTTTaactgtctttcttctttttgcccACATTCCTTATATCGAAGGCACTACGAAGGCTGAGGACAGAGGAATGTTACTGAAGACATTCAATGACCCAGAGTCAGAGTACTTTATCTTTCTCCTGAGCACAAGAGCTGGAGGCCTTGGCCTCAATCTGCAATCTGCTGACACTGTCGTTATTTTTGACTCTGACTGGAACCCACATCAGGTGTGATGCACATTATTGTAATTTACCAAACGCATTTAACAACAAATCATAAATCAAGCTCACTTCAacttaccaaaaaaaaaaaaaaaagaaagaaatgcgtGATGTGGACACAGCACTCACAGGTAGTTCTGGCTActtaaacagaaagaaagaaactttatgataatgtttatattattataacatttatTGAAAGTGAATGTAGAAGTGTTAATCAGTTGATGTTTACCTTTCTGACAAGTCTGTCGCAGCGTTGGCGTTCCAAGGGTGAGGTTCCACCACCAcgacaaaatgtttaatttcagcCGAAACCTAAAgatttctcttcctccctcctgaTGGCCTTCCCAGGACCTGCAGGCTCAAGACAGGGCTCATCGAATTGGTCAACAGAATGAGGTGCGAGTGCTGCGTCTCTGTACAGTCAACAGTGTTGAAGAGAAAATCCTGGCAGCAGCTAAATACAAACTAAACGTGGACCAGAAGGTCATCCAGGCTGGCATGTTTGACCAGAAGTCATCCAGCCACGAGCGCAGGGCCTTCCTGCAAGCCATCCTGGAACACGAGGAGCAAGACGAGGTCTGGGGTCAAGAAGTGTGTCTAcgcatgaatgtgtgtgcgtgcaccaGCGACACAAAATTTAAAGAGTGTGCTTTCTTATGCTCTGCTTGCCAATGTGTCTTTGCTGTattcaggaggaggatgaggtgcCAGATGATGAGACGGTCAACCAGATGATTGCCAGGAGTGAAGAAGAATTTGACCAGTTTATGGTTAGTATCTGTATTTAAACTACTGCTACTTTCTAACACAGCCAAACTATTATCTGTACTTGATTTTCTCTCATCTCTAGCGTATGGACCTGGACCGACGTCGTGAGGAGGCCCGTAACCCACGGCGAAAACCTCgtctgatggaggaggacgagtTGCCTACGTGGATCATGAAGGATGACGCTGAAGTTGAGCGACTCacctgtgaggaggaggaggagaaaatgtttgGACGAGGTTCTCGACAGCGAAAGGAAGTTGACTACAGTGATTCACTGACAGAGAAGCAGTGGCTGaaggttgtttttaaaacagaatCTCAAGTAGAAAATGCAATCAGAATACTACAAAGGTTGTACTTTGTGAATTAAGGGCATGTTTCCCCCTTTCTGATATACATTTATGTACTTTAATCTCACACAGTGTGTCTTGTCGTGCAGGCAATAGAGGAGGGCACgctggaggaagtggaggaagaggtACGTCACAAAAAGACAACCCGCAAGAGGAAGAGGGACCGTGACCTGGATCTCCCTGgtccctcatcctcctcaggAGGGCGCGGACGTGGCGACAAAGACGATGATGGtaagaggcagaggaagaggggaCGACCACCTGCTGAGAAACTCTCCCCAAATCCTCCTGCCCTTAcaaagaagatgaggaaaatTGTGGATGCTGTCATCAAGTACAAAGACAGGTAGCAGAAATGAGCTTAAATCATCAGCTATTATGTTTGCACCGAAAAATAGATAGCTTCAGTGCgtattaacatatttaaaaggTGCACTGAAATTTTTACTAACCCACACCACAGAATGAGTATAATATGCATGGTAAGGGCTCAGGGGCCTGTGAGTCGTTCACAAGAAAGGTTTCATGTGCCTATAGTATTGTCTATGCCTATAGTTATAGTATTTTGTGTCAGTATAGTACTTCTACATTAAGCGCTGCTTTTCAACCTTTTAGTTTACTGTCACCTTACACAACTCTGCAGTTTTCAGGCCAAATGCAGGAATATGATATTAAAAGGTAAGTCATAGAGTCATTGAACAAATGCCTGCTACAGTTTTCATAACTGCTTACATTTCCTGGGATAAGATTAGAAATCATagtaaaactgtaaataacCAAACATCTAGTCTGGTCTCAGCAAAATCTCAAAACCACCAAATAGCATCAAAACCAACTtatcttaaaacattttttcaactCTAGCATTCAATCAGTTATAATTTTTAGTCTTTACACCTTCAGGTCTGTGTTTAAACCTGTAATTGGTAAAAACGGGCAGAGAAACCATTTTCAATTACCTCTGGAGCCAAGCCTGGTGGATTGCCAGCCTTGATGACCATGGCCCGTATTCTGGGCCAGGTGTGATGTCTGCCAGGTGACTAGCGGGAGAAGGGATGCAACGTGTGTCTCGGATTTTGGCAGAGGAAACTGGTTCTTGGTAAGCTGACAAAGTTACACAAAGGTGTATTTTGTCTAAACCCGATGATGCCATCTTCTTCAGTGCAAGTGGCCGTCAGCTGAGCGAGGTGTTCATCCAGCTGCCATCTAGGAAAGAACTGCCAGAGTACTATGAACTGATACGCAAGCCAGTGGACTTCAGAAAGATCAAGGTAATCGCAGGAAGGATCATTCCTTTCAGTAAGATTCTTTCAGTGCTCCAGAAAAGGCTAAATATACAGGAACACCAACAACAGACCTGACACATTTATAGGctatatttaaaatgagttGTATCTCTACTGTAGGAAAGGATTCGAAGTCACCGCTACCGCAGTCTGGGCGACCTAGAGAGAGATGTCATGTTGCTATTCCAGAATGCTCAGACCTTTAACCTGGAAGGATCACTGGTAAGACAGGtctcttattttaaaaattccCCCATGACACAGGcccttctttctttgtctccatTATATACTGTTTAGGTAGAGATAGATGTTGAACATCCCTGATTAAAGCTCAGTTGGGTAATATTCTTTTACTCTTACATAAATGTAATGTACGTGATCATAATATAGAGTTGTTTTCTGTTACCGGGGCAGATATATGAAGACTCCATTGTGCTCCAGTCGGTGTTCACCAGCTTGAGGCAAAAGattgagaaggaggaggaaagtgaTGGAGAAGagagtgatgaagaggaagaagagcaggaggaaggatCAGAATCTGAATGTAAGCATGTCTGTAAGTTGATTTTGCATTTTAGTTCGTTGTTTTGTTATCTTTTAGTCAGTCAGTGGTGTCATGTGTTGTGATGGTCAGTTAATCTCTGTCTCATTCACTGTGTCATACTCATGCTCTTCAAATGAGTGAAATTCTTCATCATGCCTAGTTTTAGTGTCAGGTCTATGTACTCTAAACCTCCTTCTTTTTACATACAGCTCGCTCGGTGAAAGTGAAAATCCGTCTGGGTAGGAAAGATAAAAGTGGAGATCGAGGGAAGGGGCGCAGCAGACGAACAGGACGCACCAGAGCCAAACCTGTTGTCAGTGATGATGACTCTGAGGATGAGCAGGAAGAGGTATTTCcatctgtgtatatatagatgTAACTTAGCAAAAAGCACAACTTCAGTGCAGACTGGAAACAACTGAGTAGTCAAACAAAGGGACTACATAGATGTACAAATTGAAGTACTATTTAGTTGTCATTTTCCttagctgatttttttttcatttacagatTATATCAGAAACCTGACTGAattgaaaacattatttttaagacCTTAGACCATGTAAAACAAATGATAATGAAGGTTTAACAGACTGATATTGGGCATTTTGCTTTAGATCTGGGTCCAggtattaaaaataattatttgccCTTTTTTGTAGGAGCGCTCCCCCAGTGCCACCGATGAAGAGTCCTAAACTGTACTGTTATGCTGAAGAGAAAAAGGCATAAAGAGACATTCCTCCAAATCAAGTACCATATGTACAGTAATCAAACATGCCTCACCCAACTACATCCACCCCCAGTCAAATGCTGTttggaaaaatagaaaaatgggAGTCTGCAACACTGTATGAACAGGTACAGGTCCGTGTTATTATTTGATTAGACTTATGGGTGTCCAGAAACTATAAAATACAGCTGCTAATTAGGCTTTGTGTTAATCTATCCGCTGAGACTCAGTCTAAAAAAGACATCAAattagcttttgtttttatttgtgcaattTTAGGAGAGTGTCTTCACAGGTTTACTAAGAATAGTGTGTAGTTATAATAAAGTACTTGAAAGAACCTAATGTATTAAGAGTAGCTCAAAAAAACAGCCTTGGAGTGAAAGATGAGTCACTCTCTCAGTGAGTGTGAAAGATAAGGAGAAAATATATTATGGa
The nucleotide sequence above comes from Mugil cephalus isolate CIBA_MC_2020 chromosome 2, CIBA_Mcephalus_1.1, whole genome shotgun sequence. Encoded proteins:
- the LOC125003978 gene encoding transcription activator BRG1 isoform X6: MSTPDPPMGGTPRPGPSPGPGPSPGTMLGPSPGPSPGSAHNMMGPSPGPPSSGHSQPGPSGYGTDNMHTLHKPMETLHEKNLSEDSRFSQMKGLSMRQGGHSGMGPPPSPLDQHSQGYHSPLGGSDHSSPVPSNGPPSGPLLPSSSSSSSSGGPGSTTTPLDGSSGDQHSLGPSNRPGPAGSSGPGPSPGPSLGSGVPSLGSGLETNCPTGPGGHGGPGGPTPFNQNQLHQLRAQIMAYKMLARGQPLPDHLQMAVQGKRPMPGMQQQPMPSLAPGAGGGPGGGPAGPGPGPMGSGYSRAHGMMGPNMPPPGPSGTPAGMQGQNLNGPPKSWPEGPMVNAAAPSNAPQKLIPPQPTGRPSPAPPSVPPAASPVMPPQTQSPGQPAQPTPMLPYHAKQNRITPIQKPCGLDPVEILQEREYRLQARITHRIAELENLPGSLAGDLRTKATIELKALRLLNFQRQLRQEVVVCMRRDTALETALDAKAYKRSKRQSLREARITEKLEKQQKIEQERKRRQKHQEYLNSILQHAKDFKEYHRSITGKMQKLTKAVATYHANTEREQKKENERIEKERMRRLMAEDEEGYRKLIDQKKDKRLAYLLQQTDEYVANLTELVRAHKAAQALKEKKKKKKKKKKLENAEGQTPALGPDGEPLDETSQMSDLPVKVIHVDSGNILTGVDAPKAGQLETWLEMNPGYEVAPRSDSEDSEEEEEEEEEEEEPQPSATQVEEKKKITDPDSEDVSEVDVRHIIENAKQDVDDEYSGAAFARGLQSYYSVAHAVTEKVEKQSSLLINGQLKQYQIKGLEWLVSLYNNNLNGILADEMGLGKTIQTIALITYLMEHKRLNGPYLIIVPLSTLSNWVYEFDKWAPTVVKVSYKGSPAARRAFVPQLRSGKFNVLLTTYEYIIKDKQVLAKIRWKYMIVDEGHRMKNHHCKLTQVLNTHYLAPRRVLLTGTPLQNKLPELWALLNFLLPTIFKSCSTFEQWFNAPFAMTGEKVDLNEEETILIIRRLHKVLRPFLLRRLKKEVEAQLPEKVEYVIKCDMSSLQRVLYRHMQAKGVLLTDGSEKDKKGKGGTKTLMNTIMQLRKICNHPYMFQQIEESFSEHLGFSGGIVQGPDLYRASGKFEVLDRILPKLRATNHKVLLFCQMTSLMTIMEDYFAYRNFKYLRLDGTTKAEDRGMLLKTFNDPESEYFIFLLSTRAGGLGLNLQSADTVVIFDSDWNPHQDLQAQDRAHRIGQQNEVRVLRLCTVNSVEEKILAAAKYKLNVDQKVIQAGMFDQKSSSHERRAFLQAILEHEEQDEEEDEVPDDETVNQMIARSEEEFDQFMRMDLDRRREEARNPRRKPRLMEEDELPTWIMKDDAEVERLTCEEEEEKMFGRGSRQRKEVDYSDSLTEKQWLKAIEEGTLEEVEEEVRHKKTTRKRKRDRDLDLPGPSSSSGGRGRGDKDDDGKRQRKRGRPPAEKLSPNPPALTKKMRKIVDAVIKYKDSASGRQLSEVFIQLPSRKELPEYYELIRKPVDFRKIKERIRSHRYRSLGDLERDVMLLFQNAQTFNLEGSLIYEDSIVLQSVFTSLRQKIEKEEESDGEESDEEEEEQEEGSESESRSVKVKIRLGRKDKSGDRGKGRSRRTGRTRAKPVVSDDDSEDEQEEERSPSATDEES